A single region of the Corallococcus caeni genome encodes:
- a CDS encoding papain-like cysteine protease family protein, translating to MNVTRPQNLPPSLPPEQAATTQGRAPVQGQRAPEPVQETEQLHALQQDRFEESPEVAGQWAAQAAGAGQPLGARPLELSQMEQVPSLTDAKGSGAKGWPQQTPVLRQTDATNCGATAAAMLVRANGGGQGQTDAQLVQSLESRYSDSQGTTPDQMGQMLAGQGFEVTRGAANFDRDALNAALDSGKKAVAMVDSNLIQPGASGNTPAGSAHWVEIDGKNAQGQYRIHDPATGDKYDVDLQHLTQAMNSGWDSFHGGGMLIVNPQGGDAGALAAANANHSATLGDSSGIGSKNNSFGSRESGS from the coding sequence ATGAACGTCACGCGTCCCCAGAATCTCCCTCCCTCCCTGCCCCCCGAGCAGGCGGCCACGACGCAAGGCCGTGCTCCCGTCCAGGGCCAGCGCGCTCCCGAGCCGGTCCAGGAAACGGAGCAACTCCACGCGCTCCAGCAGGACCGCTTCGAGGAGTCACCCGAGGTCGCGGGGCAATGGGCCGCCCAGGCCGCGGGGGCCGGACAGCCCCTGGGCGCGCGTCCCCTGGAATTGTCCCAGATGGAGCAGGTGCCCTCGCTCACGGACGCGAAGGGCTCTGGCGCGAAGGGCTGGCCCCAGCAGACGCCGGTCCTCCGGCAGACGGACGCCACCAATTGCGGTGCGACGGCCGCCGCGATGCTGGTGCGCGCCAACGGCGGCGGCCAGGGGCAGACGGACGCCCAGCTCGTCCAGTCGCTGGAGTCCCGCTACTCCGACAGCCAGGGCACGACGCCGGACCAGATGGGCCAGATGCTCGCGGGCCAGGGCTTCGAGGTCACGCGCGGCGCCGCCAACTTCGACCGCGACGCGCTGAACGCCGCGCTCGACTCGGGCAAGAAGGCGGTGGCGATGGTCGACTCCAACCTCATCCAGCCCGGCGCCTCCGGCAACACGCCGGCCGGCAGCGCGCACTGGGTGGAGATCGACGGCAAGAACGCGCAGGGCCAGTACCGCATCCATGATCCGGCCACCGGCGACAAGTACGACGTGGACCTCCAGCACCTCACCCAGGCGATGAACTCCGGCTGGGATTCGTTCCATGGCGGCGGGATGCTCATCGTCAATCCCCAGGGCGGTGACGCGGGCGCGCTCGCCGCCGCGAACGCGAATCACTCCGCCACGCTGGGGGACTCCTCCGGCATCGGCTCCAAGAACAACTCCTTCGGCTCGCGCGAGTCCGGTTCGTAG